A window from Mya arenaria isolate MELC-2E11 chromosome 9, ASM2691426v1 encodes these proteins:
- the LOC128202861 gene encoding uncharacterized protein LOC128202861: MRKVAIIVLFQLLDIAASQTSYGRQFFLGFPRNSDVGQSHQISIDIVTRVKAQTVSLTIQSPFQHGLNANKTLKFTSQKTFSLSDGYELHFTERDRRGVYVEANHDVAVFVTNVQGDNSGDTYAAIPVQGLGNKYVVAAYEHFDFSYPSEFLIVATQDNTDVHMSFPNGSRFTLDLQKYDVYQESSPRGDLSGTVITSNNNFSLFGGATCGELKNDNGPFNGCDFMVDQIPPLNGNNRNIEVIIPEIFHQNYVYRIYSGNVTSQICHRNKTRGQAECLQSSDFNHNMYESTMTNGTSAVYCKSADFFVALYKDQQGFMMIIPSIDQYLTSYRFLIPSIYSSGQNHYIAVIVPTAEKAGIMINGQPDSPIASTLVVSPFENYTVVTYRVSNLHVNDVTHSAGNVKFGLFCYGYKDRSPASAYGFAIGFAFGM, from the exons ATGAGAAAGGTGGCCATTATCGTCCTTTTTCAGTTGTTGGATATTGCAGCCTCCCAGA CATCCTACGGTCGACAGTTTTTTCTTGGTTTTCCACGAAATTCTGATGTGGGCCAAAGCCACCAGATATCCATTGATATTGTCACAAGGGTTAAAGCCCAAACTGTAAGTCTTACCATCCAATCACCCTTTCAACATGGGCTTAACGCTAACAAGACGTTGAAGTTTACCAGCCAGAAAACTTTCTCACTGTCAGATGGCTATGAACTTCACTTCACCGAACGAGACCGACGAGGTGTTTATGTTGAGGCGAACCATGACGTGGCAGTTTTCGTCACCAACGTTCAAGGGGATAACAGCGGAGATACATATGCCGCGATTCCCGTCCAAGGTCttggaaataaatatgttgtgGCTGCCTATGAACATTTTGATTTCTCTTACCCATCTGAATTCCTAATAGTTGCAACCCAAGACAACACAGATGTGCACATGTCTTTTCCAAATGGATCTAGGTTTACATTGGACCTTCAAAAGTATGATGTCTATCAGGAATCTTCTCCTCGCGGTGATCTCAGTGGAACTGTTATAACATCTAATAATAACTTCAGCTTGTTCGGAGGAGCAACGTGTGGAGAGCTTAAGAATGACAACGGGCCGTTTAATGGCTGCGACTTTATGGTTGATCAGATACCGCCACTTAATGGTAATAATCGTAACATCGAAGTGATAATTCCGGAAATATTTCATCAGAACTATGTCTATAGAATATACAGCGGTAATGTCACGTCCCAGATATGTCATCGGAATAAAACCAGAGGACAGGCCGAATGTCTGCAATCATCTGATTTCAACCATAACATGTACGAGTCAACTATGACAAATGGGACATCTGCGGTCTACTGCAAATCAGCTGATTTCTTTGTGGCATTGTACAAAGATCAACAAGGATTTATGATGATCATTCCGTCCATAGACCAATACCTTACAAGCTACCGGTTTTTGATACCATCTATTTATAGTAGTGGACAGAACCACTACATTGCCGTTATTGTTCCCACTGCCGAGAAGGCTGGCATTATGATTAATGGGCAACCTGACTCTCCAATTGCTTCAACACTAGTTGTCAGTCCGTTTGAAAACTACACCGTTGTAACATACCGTGTGTCTAATCTCCATGTTAATGACGTAACGCATAGTGCTGGAAATGTCAAGTTTGGCCTTTTTTGTTATGGATATAAGGATCGGAGTCCGGCCTCGGCGTACGGATTTGCGATTGGGTTTGCATTTGGTATGTAG